The DNA window AGGACCCCTGCCATGTCCTCCTCTGAAACCAGGACCATGGGCCAAAACCAGGCTACTAACCCCAATCACTAACAACAAAGCTAACCCTACTGTTACTACCTTCTTCATTTAACTGCCTCCTTAAATTGAGTGAAAGCTTTTAGAGAATTTCTTATCTCTCTAAAATTAAAACTAACATAGATTAAATTGTCTTCCTACAACACCCCCTTTCTTATAATTAATAGTAAACTTTTTTCACATTACAAGTACTTGCCACTATAATAGAGCAACGGCTGTGCCAAAGGTGATTTCCATTGCTGATATTTTCTAATCCAGACTGTAACTATAAAAAAATTAGTGTGTTAGGATTTTTAAAAAAAATTATTATCAGAATGGTCTTTTAGTGGTTGTAAAAAGACTGCGAAATATTTTTACACTTATTGATGATTTTTAATAAAAAGTGCGAATTTTTTTACAAAGATGGAGAGGAACAAGCAAGAAAGGGGAAATTAAAAGAAGATTTTCAAAGTAGGGTTTCTCTAGATATCGTTTATCGTTAAGACTCTCCCATTTGGGAAATCATCAGATTCTAATAATTTAACAATCTTATCCGCAATCCACTCGGGATTAGGTAATTTTCCTTCTTCAAGTAACCTCACATAACAGTCCTTATCAGGAAAATCTTCCTTTTCTACTTTTCTTATCTGCTCTTGCATTCCCGTATCCATAACACCCGGGTTAAGCGAGATGATTTTTACAGGATATTTTTCCCTCTCCTGCTCAAGACTGATGCAGCTTGTAATCATATCCAATGCCGTCTTAGAGCAGCAATAGGAAGACCAGCCATATATTGGCCTTAGGGCAGCACCTGAGGAAATATTAATAATCCTTTTATCCAGCGGAAAATCTTTGAGGTGTTTTATAAAGAGGTTGGAGAGAACTAAGGGAGCAACGGTATTAACCAAAAAATGGTATTTTACTAATTTTGTATTGTTTTTCCACGAAGGGCCGACAGGCTCGAGAACAGCCGCATTATTTATCAAATAAAAAGATTCAATACTGTCCTTATCTATATGAGAAAATATCTTTTCAATGGTTTCCTCTAGTTTTAAGGTATCGGCTAAATCAATGTTGTATGTCTTTGCCTGAGCCCCTTTAGCCTCAGCAGCCTTCTTGGTTTCCTCTAACTTGCCTCTTGCAATCAAGAAAAGTTTTGTATTGGGATGAGAAAGTCCTCTGGCAAGGGCTTTCCCCAAGCCCCTAGTGGCACCTGATATAATAATGTTTCTCATTGGATTTTTTTAACAAAAGAGGGATTAAGAACCCTTTATGGCTTCAGCAAATTTTGCCCCGAATTCTTCTCCCTTTTTAAGGTCGTCCTTGGTTGGCGAACCAGTAAACTCAAAGGAATCGATTAATTCCCATTTTAGGGGTTCGATAATTTTTTCAAATTCCCTTTGTGCGCCCCCGCTCCATCCAAAACTTCCAAATCGAGCAACCTTTTTATTAATAATCCTCTTTCGGTTAACAATATCCAGAGCATGAGCCATCAAAGGAAAGAGTTTATTCTCGTAAGTTGGTGCTCCAATCATCACCCCTCTTTTTGTCCAGAGTGAAGGGAGAATATAACTCACCGGGGTTCTTGCTACATCAAAGATCTCTAAGGGAACCCCAGCACAAGATATGCCGTGTGCTACAGCATTCATCATCTTTTCAGTATTACCATACATGGAACCATAAATGAGGGTGATACCGGCCTCTCCATCTCCTGTGGAATATTCAGCCCATTTTTTATAGAGATCAATGATTCGTTTTGGATCTTTTCGCCAGATAAGCCCGTGAGAAGGGGCAATGATATCGATCGGAAGCCCCTTTAGCTTCTTAATGGCATTCAGCACCATCTGGCTGAATATCGCTACTATATTAACATAGTAACGAAGCGCCTCTCTCTCATAAAAATAAAAATCAGTGCATTGATCATCAAAGATCCCGCCTCGAAGGGCTCCGTATCCGCCAAAGGCATCGCAGGAGAAAAGAATACGATCGGCTTCTTCATAGGTAACGATTGTTTCTGGCCAGTGCACAAAAGGTGCTGAAAAAAACTTGATTGTCCTCTTACCCAAAGAGAGGGTCTCCCCATCTTCTACAACCTTTACATTTTCAGTTATGCCATAAAACGATTCAAGCATCTCCTTCATCTTCTGCGAACCGAGAATCGTAGCGTTTGGAGCAACACGCCTGAAGGTTCTTACCATCCCAGAATGGTCCGGCTCCAAATGATTCATTACAACATAATCAACCTTAGAAACATCGGTGACCTCATCGATTTGAGCTAAAAATTCATCTGTCTTTAATGATTTTATCAGGTCGATAACGGCCGTTTTTTCATCGTTTATGAGATAAGAGTTATATGAGACCCCTTCATGAACAATCGGCCATAGACCCTCAAAAAGGTCGGTAGTTCTGTCATTAGCTCCTACCCAATAAACATCAGGTTTTATCTTTACTGCTGGCACAATGAGTTCTTCCTCTCAAA is part of the Nitrospinota bacterium genome and encodes:
- a CDS encoding FprA family A-type flavoprotein; protein product: MPAVKIKPDVYWVGANDRTTDLFEGLWPIVHEGVSYNSYLINDEKTAVIDLIKSLKTDEFLAQIDEVTDVSKVDYVVMNHLEPDHSGMVRTFRRVAPNATILGSQKMKEMLESFYGITENVKVVEDGETLSLGKRTIKFFSAPFVHWPETIVTYEEADRILFSCDAFGGYGALRGGIFDDQCTDFYFYEREALRYYVNIVAIFSQMVLNAIKKLKGLPIDIIAPSHGLIWRKDPKRIIDLYKKWAEYSTGDGEAGITLIYGSMYGNTEKMMNAVAHGISCAGVPLEIFDVARTPVSYILPSLWTKRGVMIGAPTYENKLFPLMAHALDIVNRKRIINKKVARFGSFGWSGGAQREFEKIIEPLKWELIDSFEFTGSPTKDDLKKGEEFGAKFAEAIKGS
- a CDS encoding (S)-benzoin forming benzil reductase — translated: MRNIIISGATRGLGKALARGLSHPNTKLFLIARGKLEETKKAAEAKGAQAKTYNIDLADTLKLEETIEKIFSHIDKDSIESFYLINNAAVLEPVGPSWKNNTKLVKYHFLVNTVAPLVLSNLFIKHLKDFPLDKRIINISSGAALRPIYGWSSYCCSKTALDMITSCISLEQEREKYPVKIISLNPGVMDTGMQEQIRKVEKEDFPDKDCYVRLLEEGKLPNPEWIADKIVKLLESDDFPNGRVLTINDI